From a single Plutella xylostella chromosome 5, ilPluXylo3.1, whole genome shotgun sequence genomic region:
- the LOC105389334 gene encoding double-stranded RNA-binding protein Staufen homolog 2 isoform X4 — protein sequence MMHHPNMHHQAMSGHPAQHMPGHQGMPGHHQMPAHQMHRENRVAMGPASGGVGMAGMGCPRPPHAMRPHPPQHHLPRIPQQMKPMRRNYPGYAPPPAVVYPPPPPPPAAAPGPATEAPTPAAAAPAAGDAAPEPGPDAPCVANSKEKTPMCLVNELARYNKIKHQYRLTSETGPAHKKVFTVTLRLGESEEYTADGSSIKRAQHCAASAALTQTRYPAPPARAPPAATAAHHRHSGTVMPTVELNALAMKLCQPAIYTNIPPVAAPGRFPRTRPPAPYRMPPPLVYGPRVVTPCLLYRVRVAVGGQAWLGEGPTPQAARHDAAARALQDLRPDGALPTAATAADAANTSATENGAAADILNSEIKSPVSLVHELALKRNLTVIFTVKSERGPPHMRVFITACTVGDMETEGEGNGKKVSKRRAAEKMLDEMRRRWPPALLRARPPPPAKRKPQPPKKKPRNLIKESSTGTETGGGDASDNPISRLAMVRHMARARSPQYSVVEERGAARRREFVVQCDAAPHKATGHGPNKKTAKRRAAHNVLLAMELGTATEPASSATSNNGDASPGVDASPASPDAKRKESEATNGNGSSERQPVPGVLMMDYHQRTGQPPPPNGVSESSATGGGGGAAPGSGSPGAKDQLMYLAQLLGFTVQFSDFPKRNHGEYLSLVSLSTVPPVMCHGGGASTALSHEQCSRAALRALALMGLDAPAQYVPRSVSSSTSSAAAPPCAPSRSWASTRPPRCRVCRARARPSRACLATAWPSELPHRYLVTVAATYCRHIVAALCRRHCGATS from the exons ATGATGCATCACCCGAACATGCATCATCAGGCGATGTCGGGGCACCCGGCGCAGCACATGCCGGGGCACCAGGGCATGCCGGGCCACCACCAGATGCCGGCTCATCAGATGCATCGGGAGAACAG GGTGGCGATGGGCCCCGCGTCGGGCGGCGTGGGCATGGCCGGCATGGGGTGCCCGCGCCCCCCACACGCCATGCGTCCGCACCCGCCGCAGCACCATCTGCCCAGGATACCG CAGCAGATGAAGCCGATGCGCCGTAACTACCCGGGCtacgcgccgccgcctgctgTGGTCTACCCgcctccaccgccgccgcccgccgccgcgccaggACCAG CAACCGAAGCCCCGACgccggcagcggcggcgcccGCGGCCGGCGACGCGGCGCCCGAGCCCGGCCCCGACGCGCCCTGCGTGGCCAACAGTAAAGAGAAGACCCCCATGTGCCTGGTCAACGAACTGGCCAGGTACAATAAG attaaaCATCAATACAGGCTGACGTCTGAGACAGGGCCGGCACACAAGAAGGTGTTCACAGTGACGCTACGACTCGGCGAATCCGAGGAATACACAGCCGAC GGATCATCAATAAAGCGAGCGCAGCACTGTGCGGCGAGCGCGGCGCTGACCCAGACCCGCtaccccgcgccgcccgcgcgcgccccgcccgccgccaccgccgcgcaTCACAGGCATTCAG GAACAGTAATGCCGACCGTAGAACTGAACGCGCTAGCCATGAAGCTCTGCCAGCCGGCGATCTACACCAACATCCCTCCAGTTGCCGCCCCGGGGCGCTTCCCGCGGACGCGCCCCCCCGCCCCCTACCGCATGCCGCCCCCGCTCGTGTACGGACCCAGGGTTGTGACCCCGTGTTTGCTGTATAGAGTCAGGGTGGCTGTCGGTGGACAG GCGTGGCTCGGCGAAGGGCCGACCCCGCAGGCTGCGCGGCACGACGCCGCCGCCCGTGCCCTACAAGACCTGCGGCCCGACGGAGCGCTACccaccgccgccaccgccgccgatGCCGCCAACA CATCAGCAACAGAgaacggcgcggcggcggacaTCCTGAACTCTGAAATAAAGTCGCCGGTCTCCCTTGTGCACGAGCTGGCCCTCAAACGGAACTTGACTGTCATCTTCACCGTCAAGTCGGAGCGGGGACCGCCGCATATGAGG GTATTCATAACAGCGTGCACAGTGGGCGACATGGAGACCGAGGGCGAGGGCAACGGCAAGAAGGTGTCGAAGCGGCGCGCGGCCGAGAAGATGTTGGACGAGATGCGGCGCCGCTGGCCGCCCGCCCTGCtgcgcgcccgcccgcccccgcccgccaAGCGCAAGCCGCAGCCGCCCAAGAAGAAACCCAGGAATCTTATCAAG GAGAGCTCAACCGGCACAGAGACAGGCGGCGGCGACGCGAGCGACAACCCCATATCCCGGCTCGCCATGGTCCGGCACATGGCCCGGGCCAGGTCCCCTCAATACTCCGTGGTGGAGGAGCGCGGGGCGGCGAGACGACGGGAGTTCGTGGTGCAGTGCGACGCCGCGCCGCACAAGGCCACTGGGCACGGGCCTAACAAGAAGACGGCTAAGCGACGGGCTGCGCATA ACGTCCTACTGGCCATGGAGCTGGGAACGGCGACTGAGCCGGCGTCCAGCGCGACGTCCAACAACGGAGACGCCAGCCCCGGCGTCGACGCCTCGCCCGCTAGCCCCGATGCTAAGAGAAAA GAGAGTGAAGCGACGAACGGCAACGGCAGCAGCGAGCGACAGCCCGTGCCCGGCGTGCTCATGATGGACTACCACCAGCGCACGgggcagccgccgccgcccaacG GCGTGAGCGAGTCGAGCGcgacgggcggcggcggcggcgcggctccCGGCTCGGGCTCGCCCGGCGCCAAGGACCAGCTCATGTACCTCGCGCAGCTGCTCGGCTTCACCGTGCAGTTCTCCGACTTCCCCAAG CGCAACCACGGCGAATACCTCTCGCTGGTGTCGCTGTCGACGGTGCCCCCAGTGATGTGCCACGGCGGAGGCGCCTCCACGGCCCTGTCCCACGAGCAGTGCAGCCGCGCCGCCCTGCGCGCCCTCGCGCTCATGGGCCTCGACGCGCCCGCCCAGTACGTACCACGCAGTGTCTCTAGCAGCACGAGCAGTGCAGCCGCGCCGCCCTGCGCGCCCTCGCGCTCATGGGCCTCGACGCGCCCGCCCA GGTGCAGAGTCtgccgggcgcgggcgcggccaAGCCGAGCGTGCTTAGCAACGGCGTGGCCGAGTGAACTCCCACACAGGTACCTCGTCACAGTGGCGGCGACATACTGCAGACACATAGTAGCAGCACTGTGCCGCCGCCACTGTGGCGCCACCTCCTAG
- the LOC105389334 gene encoding double-stranded RNA-binding protein Staufen homolog 2 isoform X3 has translation MMHHPNMHHQAMSGHPAQHMPGHQGMPGHHQMPAHQMHRENRHVPIPRVAMGPASGGVGMAGMGCPRPPHAMRPHPPQHHLPRIPQMKPMRRNYPGYAPPPAVVYPPPPPPPAAAPGPATEAPTPAAAAPAAGDAAPEPGPDAPCVANSKEKTPMCLVNELARYNKIKHQYRLTSETGPAHKKVFTVTLRLGESEEYTADGSSIKRAQHCAASAALTQTRYPAPPARAPPAATAAHHRHSGTVMPTVELNALAMKLCQPAIYTNIPPVAAPGRFPRTRPPAPYRMPPPLVYGPRVVTPCLLYRVRVAVGGQAWLGEGPTPQAARHDAAARALQDLRPDGALPTAATAADAANTSATENGAAADILNSEIKSPVSLVHELALKRNLTVIFTVKSERGPPHMRVFITACTVGDMETEGEGNGKKVSKRRAAEKMLDEMRRRWPPALLRARPPPPAKRKPQPPKKKPRNLIKESSTGTETGGGDASDNPISRLAMVRHMARARSPQYSVVEERGAARRREFVVQCDAAPHKATGHGPNKKTAKRRAAHNVLLAMELGTATEPASSATSNNGDASPGVDASPASPDAKRKESEATNGNGSSERQPVPGVLMMDYHQRTGQPPPPNGVSESSATGGGGGAAPGSGSPGAKDQLMYLAQLLGFTVQFSDFPKRNHGEYLSLVSLSTVPPVMCHGGGASTALSHEQCSRAALRALALMGLDAPAQYVPRSVSSSTSSAAAPPCAPSRSWASTRPPRCRVCRARARPSRACLATAWPSELPHRYLVTVAATYCRHIVAALCRRHCGATS, from the exons ATGATGCATCACCCGAACATGCATCATCAGGCGATGTCGGGGCACCCGGCGCAGCACATGCCGGGGCACCAGGGCATGCCGGGCCACCACCAGATGCCGGCTCATCAGATGCATCGGGAGAACAGGCACGTACCGATTCCTAG GGTGGCGATGGGCCCCGCGTCGGGCGGCGTGGGCATGGCCGGCATGGGGTGCCCGCGCCCCCCACACGCCATGCGTCCGCACCCGCCGCAGCACCATCTGCCCAGGATACCG CAGATGAAGCCGATGCGCCGTAACTACCCGGGCtacgcgccgccgcctgctgTGGTCTACCCgcctccaccgccgccgcccgccgccgcgccaggACCAG CAACCGAAGCCCCGACgccggcagcggcggcgcccGCGGCCGGCGACGCGGCGCCCGAGCCCGGCCCCGACGCGCCCTGCGTGGCCAACAGTAAAGAGAAGACCCCCATGTGCCTGGTCAACGAACTGGCCAGGTACAATAAG attaaaCATCAATACAGGCTGACGTCTGAGACAGGGCCGGCACACAAGAAGGTGTTCACAGTGACGCTACGACTCGGCGAATCCGAGGAATACACAGCCGAC GGATCATCAATAAAGCGAGCGCAGCACTGTGCGGCGAGCGCGGCGCTGACCCAGACCCGCtaccccgcgccgcccgcgcgcgccccgcccgccgccaccgccgcgcaTCACAGGCATTCAG GAACAGTAATGCCGACCGTAGAACTGAACGCGCTAGCCATGAAGCTCTGCCAGCCGGCGATCTACACCAACATCCCTCCAGTTGCCGCCCCGGGGCGCTTCCCGCGGACGCGCCCCCCCGCCCCCTACCGCATGCCGCCCCCGCTCGTGTACGGACCCAGGGTTGTGACCCCGTGTTTGCTGTATAGAGTCAGGGTGGCTGTCGGTGGACAG GCGTGGCTCGGCGAAGGGCCGACCCCGCAGGCTGCGCGGCACGACGCCGCCGCCCGTGCCCTACAAGACCTGCGGCCCGACGGAGCGCTACccaccgccgccaccgccgccgatGCCGCCAACA CATCAGCAACAGAgaacggcgcggcggcggacaTCCTGAACTCTGAAATAAAGTCGCCGGTCTCCCTTGTGCACGAGCTGGCCCTCAAACGGAACTTGACTGTCATCTTCACCGTCAAGTCGGAGCGGGGACCGCCGCATATGAGG GTATTCATAACAGCGTGCACAGTGGGCGACATGGAGACCGAGGGCGAGGGCAACGGCAAGAAGGTGTCGAAGCGGCGCGCGGCCGAGAAGATGTTGGACGAGATGCGGCGCCGCTGGCCGCCCGCCCTGCtgcgcgcccgcccgcccccgcccgccaAGCGCAAGCCGCAGCCGCCCAAGAAGAAACCCAGGAATCTTATCAAG GAGAGCTCAACCGGCACAGAGACAGGCGGCGGCGACGCGAGCGACAACCCCATATCCCGGCTCGCCATGGTCCGGCACATGGCCCGGGCCAGGTCCCCTCAATACTCCGTGGTGGAGGAGCGCGGGGCGGCGAGACGACGGGAGTTCGTGGTGCAGTGCGACGCCGCGCCGCACAAGGCCACTGGGCACGGGCCTAACAAGAAGACGGCTAAGCGACGGGCTGCGCATA ACGTCCTACTGGCCATGGAGCTGGGAACGGCGACTGAGCCGGCGTCCAGCGCGACGTCCAACAACGGAGACGCCAGCCCCGGCGTCGACGCCTCGCCCGCTAGCCCCGATGCTAAGAGAAAA GAGAGTGAAGCGACGAACGGCAACGGCAGCAGCGAGCGACAGCCCGTGCCCGGCGTGCTCATGATGGACTACCACCAGCGCACGgggcagccgccgccgcccaacG GCGTGAGCGAGTCGAGCGcgacgggcggcggcggcggcgcggctccCGGCTCGGGCTCGCCCGGCGCCAAGGACCAGCTCATGTACCTCGCGCAGCTGCTCGGCTTCACCGTGCAGTTCTCCGACTTCCCCAAG CGCAACCACGGCGAATACCTCTCGCTGGTGTCGCTGTCGACGGTGCCCCCAGTGATGTGCCACGGCGGAGGCGCCTCCACGGCCCTGTCCCACGAGCAGTGCAGCCGCGCCGCCCTGCGCGCCCTCGCGCTCATGGGCCTCGACGCGCCCGCCCAGTACGTACCACGCAGTGTCTCTAGCAGCACGAGCAGTGCAGCCGCGCCGCCCTGCGCGCCCTCGCGCTCATGGGCCTCGACGCGCCCGCCCA GGTGCAGAGTCtgccgggcgcgggcgcggccaAGCCGAGCGTGCTTAGCAACGGCGTGGCCGAGTGAACTCCCACACAGGTACCTCGTCACAGTGGCGGCGACATACTGCAGACACATAGTAGCAGCACTGTGCCGCCGCCACTGTGGCGCCACCTCCTAG
- the LOC105389334 gene encoding double-stranded RNA-binding protein Staufen homolog 2 isoform X7: MGPASGGVGMAGMGCPRPPHAMRPHPPQHHLPRIPQMKPMRRNYPGYAPPPAVVYPPPPPPPAAAPGPATEAPTPAAAAPAAGDAAPEPGPDAPCVANSKEKTPMCLVNELARYNKIKHQYRLTSETGPAHKKVFTVTLRLGESEEYTADGSSIKRAQHCAASAALTQTRYPAPPARAPPAATAAHHRHSGTVMPTVELNALAMKLCQPAIYTNIPPVAAPGRFPRTRPPAPYRMPPPLVYGPRVVTPCLLYRVRVAVGGQAWLGEGPTPQAARHDAAARALQDLRPDGALPTAATAADAANTSATENGAAADILNSEIKSPVSLVHELALKRNLTVIFTVKSERGPPHMRVFITACTVGDMETEGEGNGKKVSKRRAAEKMLDEMRRRWPPALLRARPPPPAKRKPQPPKKKPRNLIKESSTGTETGGGDASDNPISRLAMVRHMARARSPQYSVVEERGAARRREFVVQCDAAPHKATGHGPNKKTAKRRAAHNVLLAMELGTATEPASSATSNNGDASPGVDASPASPDAKRKESEATNGNGSSERQPVPGVLMMDYHQRTGQPPPPNGVSESSATGGGGGAAPGSGSPGAKDQLMYLAQLLGFTVQFSDFPKRNHGEYLSLVSLSTVPPVMCHGGGASTALSHEQCSRAALRALALMGLDAPAQYVPRSVSSSTSSAAAPPCAPSRSWASTRPPRCRVCRARARPSRACLATAWPSELPHRYLVTVAATYCRHIVAALCRRHCGATS, translated from the exons ATGGGCCCCGCGTCGGGCGGCGTGGGCATGGCCGGCATGGGGTGCCCGCGCCCCCCACACGCCATGCGTCCGCACCCGCCGCAGCACCATCTGCCCAGGATACCG CAGATGAAGCCGATGCGCCGTAACTACCCGGGCtacgcgccgccgcctgctgTGGTCTACCCgcctccaccgccgccgcccgccgccgcgccaggACCAG CAACCGAAGCCCCGACgccggcagcggcggcgcccGCGGCCGGCGACGCGGCGCCCGAGCCCGGCCCCGACGCGCCCTGCGTGGCCAACAGTAAAGAGAAGACCCCCATGTGCCTGGTCAACGAACTGGCCAGGTACAATAAG attaaaCATCAATACAGGCTGACGTCTGAGACAGGGCCGGCACACAAGAAGGTGTTCACAGTGACGCTACGACTCGGCGAATCCGAGGAATACACAGCCGAC GGATCATCAATAAAGCGAGCGCAGCACTGTGCGGCGAGCGCGGCGCTGACCCAGACCCGCtaccccgcgccgcccgcgcgcgccccgcccgccgccaccgccgcgcaTCACAGGCATTCAG GAACAGTAATGCCGACCGTAGAACTGAACGCGCTAGCCATGAAGCTCTGCCAGCCGGCGATCTACACCAACATCCCTCCAGTTGCCGCCCCGGGGCGCTTCCCGCGGACGCGCCCCCCCGCCCCCTACCGCATGCCGCCCCCGCTCGTGTACGGACCCAGGGTTGTGACCCCGTGTTTGCTGTATAGAGTCAGGGTGGCTGTCGGTGGACAG GCGTGGCTCGGCGAAGGGCCGACCCCGCAGGCTGCGCGGCACGACGCCGCCGCCCGTGCCCTACAAGACCTGCGGCCCGACGGAGCGCTACccaccgccgccaccgccgccgatGCCGCCAACA CATCAGCAACAGAgaacggcgcggcggcggacaTCCTGAACTCTGAAATAAAGTCGCCGGTCTCCCTTGTGCACGAGCTGGCCCTCAAACGGAACTTGACTGTCATCTTCACCGTCAAGTCGGAGCGGGGACCGCCGCATATGAGG GTATTCATAACAGCGTGCACAGTGGGCGACATGGAGACCGAGGGCGAGGGCAACGGCAAGAAGGTGTCGAAGCGGCGCGCGGCCGAGAAGATGTTGGACGAGATGCGGCGCCGCTGGCCGCCCGCCCTGCtgcgcgcccgcccgcccccgcccgccaAGCGCAAGCCGCAGCCGCCCAAGAAGAAACCCAGGAATCTTATCAAG GAGAGCTCAACCGGCACAGAGACAGGCGGCGGCGACGCGAGCGACAACCCCATATCCCGGCTCGCCATGGTCCGGCACATGGCCCGGGCCAGGTCCCCTCAATACTCCGTGGTGGAGGAGCGCGGGGCGGCGAGACGACGGGAGTTCGTGGTGCAGTGCGACGCCGCGCCGCACAAGGCCACTGGGCACGGGCCTAACAAGAAGACGGCTAAGCGACGGGCTGCGCATA ACGTCCTACTGGCCATGGAGCTGGGAACGGCGACTGAGCCGGCGTCCAGCGCGACGTCCAACAACGGAGACGCCAGCCCCGGCGTCGACGCCTCGCCCGCTAGCCCCGATGCTAAGAGAAAA GAGAGTGAAGCGACGAACGGCAACGGCAGCAGCGAGCGACAGCCCGTGCCCGGCGTGCTCATGATGGACTACCACCAGCGCACGgggcagccgccgccgcccaacG GCGTGAGCGAGTCGAGCGcgacgggcggcggcggcggcgcggctccCGGCTCGGGCTCGCCCGGCGCCAAGGACCAGCTCATGTACCTCGCGCAGCTGCTCGGCTTCACCGTGCAGTTCTCCGACTTCCCCAAG CGCAACCACGGCGAATACCTCTCGCTGGTGTCGCTGTCGACGGTGCCCCCAGTGATGTGCCACGGCGGAGGCGCCTCCACGGCCCTGTCCCACGAGCAGTGCAGCCGCGCCGCCCTGCGCGCCCTCGCGCTCATGGGCCTCGACGCGCCCGCCCAGTACGTACCACGCAGTGTCTCTAGCAGCACGAGCAGTGCAGCCGCGCCGCCCTGCGCGCCCTCGCGCTCATGGGCCTCGACGCGCCCGCCCA GGTGCAGAGTCtgccgggcgcgggcgcggccaAGCCGAGCGTGCTTAGCAACGGCGTGGCCGAGTGAACTCCCACACAGGTACCTCGTCACAGTGGCGGCGACATACTGCAGACACATAGTAGCAGCACTGTGCCGCCGCCACTGTGGCGCCACCTCCTAG
- the LOC105389334 gene encoding double-stranded RNA-binding protein Staufen homolog 2 isoform X6 codes for MGPASGGVGMAGMGCPRPPHAMRPHPPQHHLPRIPQQMKPMRRNYPGYAPPPAVVYPPPPPPPAAAPGPATEAPTPAAAAPAAGDAAPEPGPDAPCVANSKEKTPMCLVNELARYNKIKHQYRLTSETGPAHKKVFTVTLRLGESEEYTADGSSIKRAQHCAASAALTQTRYPAPPARAPPAATAAHHRHSGTVMPTVELNALAMKLCQPAIYTNIPPVAAPGRFPRTRPPAPYRMPPPLVYGPRVVTPCLLYRVRVAVGGQAWLGEGPTPQAARHDAAARALQDLRPDGALPTAATAADAANTSATENGAAADILNSEIKSPVSLVHELALKRNLTVIFTVKSERGPPHMRVFITACTVGDMETEGEGNGKKVSKRRAAEKMLDEMRRRWPPALLRARPPPPAKRKPQPPKKKPRNLIKESSTGTETGGGDASDNPISRLAMVRHMARARSPQYSVVEERGAARRREFVVQCDAAPHKATGHGPNKKTAKRRAAHNVLLAMELGTATEPASSATSNNGDASPGVDASPASPDAKRKESEATNGNGSSERQPVPGVLMMDYHQRTGQPPPPNGVSESSATGGGGGAAPGSGSPGAKDQLMYLAQLLGFTVQFSDFPKRNHGEYLSLVSLSTVPPVMCHGGGASTALSHEQCSRAALRALALMGLDAPAQYVPRSVSSSTSSAAAPPCAPSRSWASTRPPRCRVCRARARPSRACLATAWPSELPHRYLVTVAATYCRHIVAALCRRHCGATS; via the exons ATGGGCCCCGCGTCGGGCGGCGTGGGCATGGCCGGCATGGGGTGCCCGCGCCCCCCACACGCCATGCGTCCGCACCCGCCGCAGCACCATCTGCCCAGGATACCG CAGCAGATGAAGCCGATGCGCCGTAACTACCCGGGCtacgcgccgccgcctgctgTGGTCTACCCgcctccaccgccgccgcccgccgccgcgccaggACCAG CAACCGAAGCCCCGACgccggcagcggcggcgcccGCGGCCGGCGACGCGGCGCCCGAGCCCGGCCCCGACGCGCCCTGCGTGGCCAACAGTAAAGAGAAGACCCCCATGTGCCTGGTCAACGAACTGGCCAGGTACAATAAG attaaaCATCAATACAGGCTGACGTCTGAGACAGGGCCGGCACACAAGAAGGTGTTCACAGTGACGCTACGACTCGGCGAATCCGAGGAATACACAGCCGAC GGATCATCAATAAAGCGAGCGCAGCACTGTGCGGCGAGCGCGGCGCTGACCCAGACCCGCtaccccgcgccgcccgcgcgcgccccgcccgccgccaccgccgcgcaTCACAGGCATTCAG GAACAGTAATGCCGACCGTAGAACTGAACGCGCTAGCCATGAAGCTCTGCCAGCCGGCGATCTACACCAACATCCCTCCAGTTGCCGCCCCGGGGCGCTTCCCGCGGACGCGCCCCCCCGCCCCCTACCGCATGCCGCCCCCGCTCGTGTACGGACCCAGGGTTGTGACCCCGTGTTTGCTGTATAGAGTCAGGGTGGCTGTCGGTGGACAG GCGTGGCTCGGCGAAGGGCCGACCCCGCAGGCTGCGCGGCACGACGCCGCCGCCCGTGCCCTACAAGACCTGCGGCCCGACGGAGCGCTACccaccgccgccaccgccgccgatGCCGCCAACA CATCAGCAACAGAgaacggcgcggcggcggacaTCCTGAACTCTGAAATAAAGTCGCCGGTCTCCCTTGTGCACGAGCTGGCCCTCAAACGGAACTTGACTGTCATCTTCACCGTCAAGTCGGAGCGGGGACCGCCGCATATGAGG GTATTCATAACAGCGTGCACAGTGGGCGACATGGAGACCGAGGGCGAGGGCAACGGCAAGAAGGTGTCGAAGCGGCGCGCGGCCGAGAAGATGTTGGACGAGATGCGGCGCCGCTGGCCGCCCGCCCTGCtgcgcgcccgcccgcccccgcccgccaAGCGCAAGCCGCAGCCGCCCAAGAAGAAACCCAGGAATCTTATCAAG GAGAGCTCAACCGGCACAGAGACAGGCGGCGGCGACGCGAGCGACAACCCCATATCCCGGCTCGCCATGGTCCGGCACATGGCCCGGGCCAGGTCCCCTCAATACTCCGTGGTGGAGGAGCGCGGGGCGGCGAGACGACGGGAGTTCGTGGTGCAGTGCGACGCCGCGCCGCACAAGGCCACTGGGCACGGGCCTAACAAGAAGACGGCTAAGCGACGGGCTGCGCATA ACGTCCTACTGGCCATGGAGCTGGGAACGGCGACTGAGCCGGCGTCCAGCGCGACGTCCAACAACGGAGACGCCAGCCCCGGCGTCGACGCCTCGCCCGCTAGCCCCGATGCTAAGAGAAAA GAGAGTGAAGCGACGAACGGCAACGGCAGCAGCGAGCGACAGCCCGTGCCCGGCGTGCTCATGATGGACTACCACCAGCGCACGgggcagccgccgccgcccaacG GCGTGAGCGAGTCGAGCGcgacgggcggcggcggcggcgcggctccCGGCTCGGGCTCGCCCGGCGCCAAGGACCAGCTCATGTACCTCGCGCAGCTGCTCGGCTTCACCGTGCAGTTCTCCGACTTCCCCAAG CGCAACCACGGCGAATACCTCTCGCTGGTGTCGCTGTCGACGGTGCCCCCAGTGATGTGCCACGGCGGAGGCGCCTCCACGGCCCTGTCCCACGAGCAGTGCAGCCGCGCCGCCCTGCGCGCCCTCGCGCTCATGGGCCTCGACGCGCCCGCCCAGTACGTACCACGCAGTGTCTCTAGCAGCACGAGCAGTGCAGCCGCGCCGCCCTGCGCGCCCTCGCGCTCATGGGCCTCGACGCGCCCGCCCA GGTGCAGAGTCtgccgggcgcgggcgcggccaAGCCGAGCGTGCTTAGCAACGGCGTGGCCGAGTGAACTCCCACACAGGTACCTCGTCACAGTGGCGGCGACATACTGCAGACACATAGTAGCAGCACTGTGCCGCCGCCACTGTGGCGCCACCTCCTAG